In Pleurocapsa sp. PCC 7319, the following are encoded in one genomic region:
- a CDS encoding methyl-accepting chemotaxis protein, whose translation MSESINQNLITSSKSKSSGYFKILLIPIILTFALCGGMAWYILDLYNSFKLLETREFKILNLSNQITYLDEVLSSSARLAATTGDKRWEKRYLDFVPQLDNAIAETEALVPSIFENKDAISQTDEANNKLIAMEDRAFELINQGKLEEATSLLLSSEYEQQKAIYAEGLEKTTNALRNYVQTIVQNKSRLTFSGLTTIAIGFSILLFAWILVLRRTQKYIQAINDLETLISQTSTEMSATVDRQEEIISQQASAVNNTTVTIDRLGFSSKESAQRAEDSAAGASEALSLAENGSQTIQQTLTGMENLKMRVREIAEQIMNLSEQTGQISTISELVEDVANQTNILALRASVEAARVGEEGKGFGVVADEIRKLADESRSSANTINNLVAEIQAAMNSAVMVTDEGKKTAETSIQLAEDTAQTFVNVKNSINNIFSNSQEIFQNTKQQAVSIQDIMSTINAINLDAQDTAVGITQVKTSATQLQDFAEKLKAII comes from the coding sequence ATGTCCGAATCAATTAATCAAAATCTAATTACATCCAGTAAATCTAAAAGTTCTGGATATTTCAAAATTCTCTTAATTCCGATTATTCTTACCTTTGCCCTTTGTGGCGGCATGGCTTGGTATATTTTAGATTTATACAATTCTTTTAAACTATTAGAAACTCGGGAGTTTAAAATTCTCAATCTGAGTAATCAAATTACCTATCTGGATGAAGTGTTATCGTCTAGTGCACGTTTGGCTGCTACCACTGGAGATAAACGATGGGAAAAACGTTATTTAGATTTTGTTCCTCAATTAGATAATGCCATAGCAGAAACAGAAGCACTTGTACCAAGTATATTTGAGAATAAAGATGCGATTTCTCAAACCGATGAAGCTAATAACAAGCTGATTGCGATGGAAGATCGAGCTTTTGAGTTAATCAATCAAGGCAAGCTCGAGGAAGCAACAAGTCTGCTTTTAAGTTCTGAGTATGAACAGCAAAAAGCAATATATGCTGAAGGATTAGAAAAAACTACCAATGCTCTCAGAAATTATGTACAAACAATTGTTCAAAATAAATCGCGGTTGACCTTTTCCGGATTAACTACAATTGCTATCGGATTTAGTATTTTATTATTTGCCTGGATTTTAGTTTTACGGAGAACGCAAAAATATATTCAAGCAATTAACGATCTGGAAACACTAATTTCCCAAACGTCGACAGAAATGTCTGCTACAGTCGACAGACAAGAAGAAATTATTTCACAACAGGCAAGCGCAGTTAATAACACTACAGTCACCATAGATCGGCTAGGGTTTAGTTCCAAAGAATCAGCTCAACGAGCAGAAGATTCCGCAGCTGGTGCTAGTGAAGCTTTATCTTTGGCTGAAAATGGATCTCAAACTATCCAACAAACCTTAACCGGTATGGAAAACCTCAAAATGAGAGTTAGAGAAATTGCCGAACAAATTATGAACCTGAGCGAACAAACAGGTCAGATATCAACTATATCTGAGCTTGTAGAAGATGTAGCGAACCAGACTAATATCCTAGCTCTGAGAGCTTCAGTTGAGGCGGCTCGTGTCGGTGAGGAAGGTAAAGGTTTTGGAGTAGTAGCAGATGAAATTCGCAAATTAGCAGATGAAAGTCGCAGCTCAGCAAATACAATCAACAATTTGGTTGCTGAAATTCAAGCTGCGATGAATAGCGCAGTAATGGTAACAGATGAAGGCAAGAAAACTGCGGAGACAAGTATCCAACTAGCAGAGGATACAGCACAGACTTTCGTTAATGTAAAAAATTCTATCAATAATATATTTTCCAACAGTCAAGAAATTTTCCAGAACACTAAACAACAAGCGGTTAGTATTCAAGATATTATGTCTACGATTAATGCGATTAACCTTGATGCTCAGGATACTGCTGTAGGTATCACTCAGGTCAAAACTTCAGCTACTCAACTTCAAGACTTTGCAGAGAAATTAAAAGCGATTATTTAA